A region of Sulfitobacter faviae DNA encodes the following proteins:
- the lpxC gene encoding UDP-3-O-acyl-N-acetylglucosamine deacetylase, which yields MQTTIKSAVSFTGTGLHSGLPATVTLRPASAHHGIWFSRSDVAVGDRLIPARWDAVNRSPLCTKLENPTGLSISTVEHLMAAVAGCGIHNLLIEIDGPEVPILDGSSLPFVRGIMQRGLRQLAAPVMAFEVLKTVTVQDGDAVATISPADTLRIDFEIDFADAAIGQQRKSLVMNNGSFARELCDSRTFCRQADVEAMQANGLALGGEAGENAVVFDGDAVVSPGGLRHADEPVRHKMLDALGDLALAGAPLLGHYEGKRAGHSLTNTLLRALFATPDAVRLVACDAAQTARLPGSGLIWNEIPQVA from the coding sequence GTGCAGACAACGATCAAATCAGCGGTAAGTTTTACTGGCACAGGCCTGCACTCCGGTCTGCCTGCGACGGTGACACTGCGCCCGGCGTCGGCCCATCACGGCATCTGGTTCTCGCGCAGCGATGTGGCGGTCGGTGACCGTCTGATCCCCGCCCGCTGGGACGCGGTGAACCGCTCGCCGCTCTGCACCAAGCTGGAAAACCCCACCGGCCTTTCGATCTCGACCGTCGAGCATCTGATGGCCGCCGTGGCGGGCTGTGGCATCCATAACCTTTTGATTGAGATCGACGGCCCCGAAGTGCCGATCCTTGATGGCTCCTCGCTGCCTTTCGTGCGCGGGATCATGCAGCGCGGTCTGCGCCAGCTTGCAGCCCCCGTGATGGCCTTCGAAGTGCTGAAAACCGTTACCGTGCAGGATGGCGACGCGGTTGCGACGATCTCGCCCGCGGATACGCTGCGCATCGACTTTGAGATCGACTTTGCCGATGCCGCCATCGGCCAGCAGCGCAAGTCGCTGGTGATGAACAACGGCTCCTTCGCGCGTGAACTCTGCGACAGCCGCACCTTCTGCCGTCAGGCGGATGTCGAGGCGATGCAGGCCAATGGTCTGGCGCTTGGTGGCGAAGCGGGTGAGAACGCGGTGGTTTTCGATGGCGATGCCGTCGTCAGCCCCGGCGGCCTGCGCCACGCGGATGAGCCTGTGCGCCACAAGATGCTCGATGCGCTCGGCGATCTGGCGCTGGCCGGGGCGCCGCTTTTGGGCCATTACGAAGGCAAACGCGCGGGCCATTCGCTGACCAACACGCTGCTGCGCGCGCTCTTTGCCACGCCGGATGCCGTGCGTCTGGTGGCCTGCGATGCAGCGCAAACGGCGCGGCTGCCCGGCTCCGGCCTGATCTGGAACGAAATCCCACAGGTTGCCTGA
- a CDS encoding outer membrane protein assembly factor BamD, giving the protein MTVAGSRKRTISAVLLVATLAACGGGDGRSDGNFFNPQEIPLETYSAEQIFERGEYELTNNNPGEAAFYFAEIERLYPYSEWAKRALIMQAFAYHKDQDYPNSRSAAQRFIDFYPADDDAAYAQYLLALSYYDQIDEVGRDQGLTFQALQSLRAVIEGYPDSEYARSAILKFDLAFDHLAGKEMEIGRYYLRRDHYTAAINRFRVVVEDFQTTTHTAEALHRLVEAYLSLGLNHEAQTAGAILGHNYRGSEWYEDSYKLLTGRGLEPAFYKDNWLGAAYRQTIKGEWL; this is encoded by the coding sequence ATGACGGTAGCGGGATCGCGCAAGCGGACGATCAGTGCGGTGCTTCTGGTCGCGACATTGGCAGCCTGCGGCGGTGGTGACGGACGCTCTGATGGGAACTTCTTCAACCCGCAGGAAATCCCGCTTGAAACCTATTCGGCTGAGCAGATTTTCGAGCGCGGCGAATATGAGCTGACCAACAACAACCCCGGCGAAGCGGCATTTTATTTCGCCGAGATCGAGCGTCTCTATCCCTATTCCGAATGGGCCAAACGCGCCCTGATCATGCAGGCTTTCGCCTATCACAAGGATCAGGACTATCCCAACAGCCGCTCCGCCGCGCAGCGCTTCATTGATTTCTACCCCGCCGATGACGATGCCGCCTATGCGCAGTACCTCTTGGCGCTGAGCTATTACGACCAGATCGACGAAGTGGGCCGCGACCAAGGGCTGACCTTCCAAGCGTTGCAATCTCTGCGCGCCGTGATCGAAGGCTACCCGGACAGCGAATATGCCCGCTCCGCGATCCTGAAATTCGACCTCGCCTTCGACCATCTGGCGGGCAAGGAGATGGAGATTGGCCGCTACTACCTGCGCCGCGATCACTATACCGCCGCGATCAATCGCTTCCGCGTCGTGGTCGAGGATTTCCAGACCACCACCCACACCGCCGAAGCGCTGCACCGTCTGGTCGAAGCTTATCTGTCGCTCGGCCTGAACCATGAGGCGCAGACGGCGGGGGCCATCCTTGGCCACAACTACCGGGGCTCCGAATGGTATGAGGACAGCTACAAACTGCTGACCGGGCGCGGCCTTGAGCCTGCCTTTTACAAAGACAATTGGCTGGGTGCAGCCTATCGCCAGACCATCAAGGGCGAGTGGCTTTAA
- a CDS encoding chloride channel protein gives MPSQDNAFFSQQLQQALGGCKQGWTVLRTRGPGKVTFWFIALLVGIAAGFAALFFRKGINWLQATLYGTDDVQFLHSFLAGLPWYWVVLIPTLGGLLVGLILHRFTRDGRARSVGDVILGAAMHDGRVETRAGVASALASLITLSTGGSSGREGPVVHLAAVISTKVSRFIKADGITGRDLLGCAVAAAVSASFNAPIAGALFALEVVLRHFAVHAFAPIVIASAAGTVINRLEFGGLTEFVLPGLGDVQFYVELPAFLLLGLTCGLVSVVLMRAIFWAEDFGNYLQARTGLARWLRPAVAGAILGVIALWFPHIIGVGYETTSRALVGELVLHEAIIFAVLKVAAVAITLGGRMGGGVFSPSLMLGALTGLGFGIIATGVFPEISGSSSLYALAGMGAVAAAVLGAPISTTLIVFEMTGDWQTGLAVMVAVSMSTALASRLVDRSFFLTQMERRGIHLAAGPQAYLLSMFMVGRIMRRPDDEDAASEDACWDLIDKGTYIDGSATLEAALPLFDQTHSNFIPVVTLSADAPPELLGALFHVDALKAYNRALAATAAEEHS, from the coding sequence ATGCCTTCGCAAGATAACGCTTTCTTTTCCCAACAACTTCAGCAGGCGCTTGGCGGCTGCAAACAGGGCTGGACGGTGCTGCGCACCCGCGGCCCGGGGAAGGTCACATTCTGGTTTATCGCGCTGCTGGTGGGCATCGCCGCGGGCTTTGCCGCCCTGTTCTTTCGCAAGGGTATCAACTGGTTGCAGGCCACGCTTTACGGCACGGACGATGTGCAATTCCTGCACAGCTTCCTTGCCGGGCTGCCGTGGTATTGGGTGGTGCTGATCCCGACCTTGGGCGGGTTGCTTGTGGGGTTGATCCTGCACCGTTTCACCCGCGACGGGCGCGCGCGCAGCGTGGGCGATGTGATCCTCGGCGCTGCCATGCACGACGGACGGGTTGAGACGCGCGCCGGGGTGGCCTCGGCGCTGGCCTCGCTCATCACCCTGTCCACGGGCGGCTCATCGGGCCGCGAAGGGCCGGTGGTGCATCTCGCCGCCGTGATCTCAACCAAGGTCAGCCGCTTTATCAAGGCCGATGGGATCACCGGGCGGGATCTGTTGGGCTGCGCCGTGGCGGCGGCGGTCTCGGCCAGCTTCAACGCGCCCATCGCTGGCGCGCTCTTTGCCCTCGAAGTTGTGCTGCGCCATTTCGCCGTCCATGCCTTTGCCCCCATCGTCATCGCCTCCGCCGCAGGCACGGTCATCAACCGGCTGGAGTTCGGCGGGCTCACGGAATTCGTCTTGCCGGGCCTTGGCGACGTGCAATTCTACGTCGAACTGCCCGCCTTCCTGCTTTTGGGGCTGACCTGCGGTCTGGTCTCGGTCGTGCTGATGCGCGCGATCTTCTGGGCCGAAGATTTCGGCAACTACTTGCAAGCCCGCACCGGCCTTGCCCGCTGGCTGCGCCCGGCGGTGGCGGGGGCGATCCTTGGGGTCATCGCGCTCTGGTTTCCCCATATCATCGGCGTGGGCTATGAGACGACCTCGCGCGCGCTGGTCGGCGAACTGGTGCTGCATGAGGCGATCATCTTTGCCGTGCTCAAGGTCGCCGCCGTGGCGATCACGCTCGGCGGGCGCATGGGCGGTGGGGTGTTCTCGCCCTCGCTGATGCTGGGCGCTCTGACCGGGCTTGGCTTCGGGATCATCGCCACCGGTGTCTTCCCCGAAATTTCGGGCTCTTCCTCGCTCTATGCTTTGGCGGGGATGGGGGCGGTGGCCGCCGCCGTGCTGGGCGCGCCGATTTCAACCACTCTCATCGTGTTTGAGATGACGGGCGACTGGCAGACCGGTCTGGCCGTGATGGTCGCCGTCAGCATGTCGACCGCGCTGGCCTCCCGGCTGGTCGACCGGTCCTTCTTCCTCACCCAGATGGAGAGGCGCGGCATCCATCTGGCCGCAGGTCCGCAGGCCTATCTGCTCTCAATGTTCATGGTGGGCCGCATCATGCGCCGCCCCGATGACGAAGACGCGGCTTCGGAAGACGCCTGTTGGGACTTGATCGACAAGGGCACCTATATCGACGGCAGCGCCACGCTAGAGGCCGCTTTGCCGCTGTTCGACCAGACCCATTCCAACTTTATCCCGGTGGTCACCCTCAGCGCGGATGCGCCGCCCGAACTGCTGGGCGCGCTGTTCCACGTCGATGCGCTGAAAGCCTATAACCGCGCCCTCGCCGCCACGGCGGCAGAGGAGCATTCCTGA